The following DNA comes from Amblyraja radiata isolate CabotCenter1 chromosome 37, sAmbRad1.1.pri, whole genome shotgun sequence.
CAACTCTCGATGCTTTACCTTAAAACAAAGCAAGGAAATGCCTTTAGCCCTCGAGCTACTTGAATGTAAAATTAGAAGCGAGATTATGCTTTTCTAGAattcaataatttttttaaaaaatattttattttattagaagtaagtacagtcatatggcaccaaagtgcctaatatatattttcataatacattttatgtacaacttctttttttttttttgttacattgaaaaaagattagaataagaaaaagaagttagatagtaaaggatagaaagatgtgaaatatatagtgtgtgaaaaaagaaaacgagtaaatgaagaaagttgagagagaaaatagagaaaataaaataaaataaaaaagaaaaggagatcattatttataatcttgaccaaccctcgtccagtcctgaaacagttattttttacaattgtgttgcaccatatgattccaaaaaaacgacgaatggagaattggtctgatttatccattaggaggaatcgcatttcctcaagatgagcggtgtccaacatacttgcaatccacattttaagcgttggtattgatgtacccttccaaaatttaagaattaatttttttgctattattaaaccatagttaaggaatagattttgagatgtgttcaatttattcccattatTCAATAATGAGAAGCAAAAGTATTGCTAGATTAAACAGGGCTGGGAGAAAACAAACAATATTCCGTAATGTTTAATTCCATCAGGAGAAGGTTGGAATTTTAAGGGAGTCTCTGCTTCCAGCAGCAGAACCAGGTTTACAGGGCTTGAGTCAAAGGTGAAGCCACGACATTGGAATCAGCCATGTTCTTCTCACTACATGCATGGTACCCTCAGCCCTGCTGTTCACTGATCTTGTGATGAATCTAAAGATGCAactgatcagtttattgtcacagaaaGGTTAGAACAAAGACAGTTTTGTGCCACACCTAGAAGTTTATGTAAATGTGTCATACCTTTCCTTAAATACATCCTTCGCATGGCATTAATGAGGGATGACTTCCCCACATTTGGCACACCGATTACCATCAAACAGTACTCCACGTTCTACAGGGAAACAAGGAAAATTGGAATATTCATATTATTAGGTGTTCTGAACAAACCGGAATGTCTACATTCTAAATGATCATGCTTATGTGTCCACATCCACATGGTCTACAAATGATATATAGGACTGACACAGTTAAGACAGAAATCCACAACTGTGCTGACCTGATAGGTACAAATTCTAAATATCTATCAGTGTTGTCAGCATACCTTTCTCTCAAGTACTACAACTCTCTAATTATAGTATTTGGCCTCATTTCAAACCTCCCTAGGTACCTTCCCTGACAAGGAAATATTTCCAAAGATTTATCACCTTTCCAGATTATATTAAAAAACTATTTCAGAGAAGAAATCTATGTCACtggcggccatttggcccataatgttgATGCTGGCCATTCTATTTGATGATTATTGTTCATTAATCCGTGTGCTGCTGCCATTAAGCTACAGCAAGTACGTTTCATTGTGTTGTTGCcggtcggtacacatgacaattaaacaatctTGACTCCCACTGTTCCCAACTGCCCACCACCTCACCCTTATTTGCTTCCACTTTCTTTCCAATCAGATTTCATAATCTACCACTCTTTCTTGTGCCAATCTATCCTTCGGTTCCTACCTCCCTTTATTCCCCATCCTCATCCCATCTGGCAATCAAGCTCTCCTTCCCGGTGTCTAAGTATTGCCTGCCGGGCCTTGTTTCCCTCCTTCCTCCTAAAACTGTGTTGCACAATCCCTGTAAATTCAAAACAAAAATTGAGTTGGAACTGAGGTACAGTCGAGGCAGCATCTGTTCACCTTCTGGGGCAGCTCTGAGATTGCTTCAAGGAGAGAGTTCACATTCCTTCAACTTTGTGTCGTAATACTTCATCTGGTGCCATGCTAATGTTTAATTTAATTAATGTTTGAAAATAGGCAACCTACTCACTCAGTGAAGTTGGTAACAATAGTAACTTTTCACTCACTATCAATCACAAGGCCAATTTTTATTGaagccgggtctcgacccgaaacgttgcctatttccttcactccatagatgctgcctcacccgctgaatttctccagcatttttgtccttagattttccagcatctgcagttccttcttaaacagccaaTTTTTATAACAATTTCAAATTTCTTCATTACGTTTCCTATACTTGGGTCTGTCATTAATATAAATTTCCAAAAGGGATCAAGTAGTGAGGACTAAAGAATGTACTGATAAACAGCTTCCAATTATAAACCACCCTTTGCTTCCTGCGACTGACGAATCTGGCTCCAATTGACCACGCTGGATCCATAAGGTAATTTAGTAACAGGATGCACTAAATGCTCTGCACCAAATATTTTAATGCATTCCACTGGTTACGTAGTTATGCACAAATCATTCTGCCCTGAACTTCaaagttatctaaatggtggctgctgCGAGGAATTGTGTGTGAACTAAACTCATGAAGTTATTCATTGGGAAGCACCTCACAAGTTGTCATGCAGATCCCTTTATACTCCTTACATGCTGACAGAAACATTGCCACTATGCTAACTAAGTGATGAATGATAACAAGTGGGTTATGTACAATTCTATACATATGAGTGTGTGATACATATGCACTGGTTTATGACATCAAACAACCAAATGTATATTATAAACATTACACAATCTCCTCACCTCTGTTCGATGATATCGGTCACTTTTCTGAATGAGATCTGTAACTATGGGAACAATCTACCAataaccaaaaagcagaaattaACCATCAATTATAAAACCGTGAACGTATTGTATTAGGATTTACATTTAAATCTGGAGATCATTTATTCTGCCCTGTTAAATATCAATGTTTATGCTGAGGCTTTAAAATAATTTCACATATGTGCCCAAGGTTTAGATAGGAATATACGTATTGTTGGAACTCAGCAACTGCATGGTTGGCTGTCGATTTGAAACCAATGTGTCTGGACAGTGACTCTGAGTCGGTGCCAACCAACTTCCTATCAGTATTTAGGTTGTAATAAATGAAACCTAGTGAATAGCTCTTTCAGTATTCCTCGGTATTCATTTGCCTGCTGTGATTTGGTCGTTCATTTATAGCTGTGGTGTATGACCCAGGTTACATCAAAAGCAGAATTGAGCTGATACAGAGCTACAATCAAAGCAGCATCTGGCCACCGGCCAGTTttgttttgtgtaccttcgatcttccagcatctgcagttccttcttgaacacagcatCTGGCCACCATTTGGGGCAGGTGTGAGTGCCTCAAGGAGATAGGATACATTCCTTTAACTTTACATGCTGATACTTCATCTGGTGCTGTGCTAATGTTTAATTTATTAAACATTTGAGGGCATTCGATACTGGAAGAGATTGGAGAGACATGGAATTGTTTTTTTCCAGAACACCAGTGAGTGAAGGGAAAGCTGATAACAGTATCTACAATTATGAGAAAGGGTACTCGGTCACAACCTTTCCCCTGGATGGAAGTAATAAAtacgagggcatagttttaaggtaagaggggcaaagtttaaaggagatgtgtggtgtaagtttttattttatgcagagggtggtgagtacttGGAATGAGTTgctagggtggtggtggaggcagatacgatattggcatttaagagactttgaaTAGGCGTATCCAAATGGAGGGATAGGTGCAAGCAGCTAAGAGTGGTTGGCCAGAAGAccttgttcctgtgttgtacagtCCTATATTCTATGCTGCCCTTGTGCCATGCCCCAAGATCAACATTGGTAAAATTATATATTTCTTCACTATTGACTAAAGTAATAGCATATCTAATCTAGTAACATCATATCTATATCACTTTGAAATTCAAAGTACCTTGGGAATGTGTCTCAAAGTATGATCAGAATTTAAGTTGTGCAGAAGTATTCTACAGAGGCGACATGCTTGAAGCTAGTTGTGGTGACTGAAGTGGGATCCTGGTATATCTGCAGATAGGATAGCAAGATCCCCACATGCCCAATGTTTACGCTGGCTGTTCTGGTGTGATTTGGTATGATTTCTCATTTGCCACAAGCCCATGTCAGTGTGTTTCCAGGTAGCCTTCAGGTTATATAGTAGTTTTACATCAGGTAAGATTCAGGGAGTGATCATTGTTGAATTGGTGCTGAATATAGGAACACGGACTACCATTTTCAACCTGCTCATAGGATATCCTAATGGCCACCACTGATATCACAGGAAACTCCTGTCTTTGTGTATTGTATTTTTacatgtatggctgtatggttactcaaatatcactgtacattaattggtgcatgtgacaataaatgtgaacttgaacttcaagCAAATTCAAATGCAGGAGAACTCACTTTCTTTACATGTACATCCTTGTCCCGAAAGCAGTCGGTGAAAAGGACATTTCGGATTCCTTGTTCATCCAATTCCTTCAGAACTCGCTTAACAATAAAAAGAAATATGCTCAttctaatgaaaatataaaacagaatTCTCTGCTAAACATTGCCATAATTTTGTAACTATGAGCTATAAAAGGTGCTACATAAATGCaagttattttttaaaacaaaattcataTTTGAAAAAGGAAAACCTGGTTCCTATTCCTTCATTGATCCCAGAACCCAGAAGAAAATGGTTTTATAATGTACATATTGCATTGCAAGAAATAGCGATTATTTGTATCATTCATTGTTCAAAATATCCACATGACTATCTGTCTCCAAGCTCATTATCCATGATACCCCCCTCCATGCAGAACAATGACAGAGATCCATTTTTGGAAAGCTTCTGTCCCCACTTAATATTTCTGAAATGACCTTGTGATGCAGCAGTCCAAATGCAAGGTTGCTGTGACCCTGGTGATGAGATAAGTAGTGCTGGATTCACTGACAATATTCTTCTATTCCCCTGAGGCTGATGCTAGTTGAGGCACCATTAGAGACAATAAATGCTGCGATGTGGCAGTCAGGACCCGGCATCAGTGAGCAGCATGTGTATGACTTGTGTCAAGTAGCACATTTCCATTCTCTACAGATGAATGTCACGGCCTTATAGGCGCCACAGGGAAAGTTGGCGGAAATTCAGCACCGACTACTCTTACATTTTACTCCACAGTTAAAAATGCTGCATGGGAAAACTGTGAAATAAGTGGTTACTGAGCAATTTGCAGCCTAGTTTGTCATTGTACAGACCTGTTTATTTGTTAGATCAGCTATGTCCATTTTGTTCAGCACCAGTAGATGTGGTCTGACACCCAAGGTCTCCTTAAATACTGGGTTGCGTCCAGACAGAGGAATGTAATAATGGTCAAGGATTATTGACAGTGGTTTATAGCCATGAAGCGGAACTCTTATTAACCCTTTCCTCTGCAGATACCACAATGATTCATCTTTATGACTGCTAGTTTGTTATAATGTTTGACACTCCAGATCATAAATATAAATGGCTATTTTAAGACGAAGGTATATGACAATGGTAATCCCTCCGCAATGGGAGAAATTGGTGGACGGTGGGACTAGATTGGTCATTACAATCACCATTTTCTAAAATGCAGTGGGGAAAACTTGTCACAGTTTAGCACAGAAGGACCTAGAATTAACCCACAGTCCAAGCGGATAAAATGATTGCAGAATGAGGTCAATTACTAACTTGCATGTCAATAATTTCCCATAGTAACCTCTTTGATGAAGTACACAAGAGTATATTGGAGCAGCACCTTGCAATGAACCTGGAttctagagacaaggaactgcagatgctggtttacaaaaaaatacacaaagtgctggggtaactcagtgggtcaggcagcatctctgaacaacgTGGATTGGaatactacctgacccgctgagttactccagtactgtgtgtcttttaaaaaaaataaccaagacttgtgggcttgagttatatAGAGAGGTTGTACAGGCTGGGCTTTGATCTTGGGAACCTGGGAAGCTGAGGATCACATTGAGGTGTGCATGGTCACGAGGGGAATGGATAAAGTTCACGCTTATATTCTGTTCCtcaagaggattctaaaactagaaggcaaaGGCTTTAGATGAGAGGAAAGTGATAATTGAGGTACCTCAATTATTTCAATGAGGGAAGCCTGTACCTGgaggtggatacaattatgactttcaaaacaCATTTTGACAGATATAGGAAGAGATTAGAGGACTGTAGGCCAAATGGGACGAGCCCAGTATTCCAACAGAATTGGCATATACAAGTTGGGCCCAAAGAGCTCTAAGAGGCTAAGAACAAATTTTAGCACTGTGGTGATAACAAGTGAAACAATCTACTCCAAAGATGGTGTTATCCAACAAGTGAATCCAACATACACTAAATGGATCAACTGAGCAGCGGAGGTGTCTCATATGTTAGCGTCACTGTTATATACTGTACATTGGCAGTTTCATTATGGTTATCTAATTACGGTTCTTTCTTGCATTTGGAATAAAGAGTTTTAGGAGAACAGCCTTAAAGGATATTCGTGCATCATGAACTTCAATAAGACAAtccactttcttcagactggcttgcATCTTTTTAAGTCCTAGAAAATACACAGAAACAGGTTTCAGGATACAGACCATGCTTTGTTAAAGTAAAAGCAATCTATCTACATCCCAATCATCTATCCAAATAAATGTTCCTAATTCACAAACTTAGATATATGCATGCAAACAAGATTttaatttatattatggtatatggacacacttatccgttttgtagtaaatgcctactatgttctgtgtgctgaagcaaagcaagaaagaatttcattgtcctatacagggacacatgacaataaactcacttgaacttgacttgataatcttttcactgtacgagacaataaactaaactacactgtaTGGGACAAGAAAACACTTCTGAGGCAGAATCGTATAATCTGGAATCATAACATCATAGAATTTTCTGAAAAGTGGGCAGAtaagattaacgaggatgttgcctgtatTCAAAGTCTTGAGCTAgagggagatgttgggcagacgaggactttattgcttggagctCAGTGTGATCTAAAAGACATATGGCACAGAATCTTGTGACAGGgtggaggaatcaagaactaaatgtaaggtGAGAAGGATAAGATGCAATAGGAACCAAAGGTAAAACCTTTTTTCCAATTAGATTCTAGTAGATATATTGAACGAGCTGTCAAATAAATCACTTGATGCTGGGACAATAATCTGGTCCACCATCACTGGATTGCTGCATTTAACTCAGACCATCACATATACCGAGGATTCAAATTACTTGAGGCCTAGGCCCCCCGGCTCCGCTACCTTTGGCCATGTGCCCCGGGAACCAGTGCGCCAGGTCGCGGCCACTGAAGTCGAAGTTGCGGGAGAGCCGGAGGGCGGCGTGGGTCACTAGGCCGCTCATGGCCCCGGTACCCGGGCAACGGCCGGCGCCAGGGAACGTCTCCAAACCCGCGCCAGGGAACGTCTCCAAACCCGCGCCAGGGAACGTCTCCAAACCCGCGCCAGGGAACGTCTCCAAACCCGCCCGGCTCCAGGGAGCGGCTGCGGAAGCAAAACGTCTGCAACGCCAGTCCGGCGGCAAAGGCTGAGCCCCGCTGCAACTGGGCGAAAAATGCATATTACAGATATAGAAAATACACAGCACATTTCCAGTCCTcccttttggtacatatgacaattaaacacgcttGACTTGACTCTGGATATTTAGTACATATTATGTTGACCCGCTGCAAGTgacaatgtcattgttctatctgggacatatgacaattaaacactcttcaccTCACAACCCCACTTGCAATAACATCCTAAAAACGAGGAGCACGTTTCATTAGTCTAATACTTTAAAGACATTTGTTTTTAATAACAAATTGAAACTATATATCAGACAAACTTGACAGGTTAGTCTCCTGAATGATTTTAAATTATTGCAGGATCCTGGTTAAAAATTGTGTCAATCTTGTGGTTCCTTGCGGAATGAAAGGTGCTACCATACACAACTGGATTTGCACCATTGTGATGCACATCTATGAAGAGTTGATGCGCAAAATAATAAAGGAATGACAGGGGGTTTCCTGATTCCAGCATGGTCTGCTGGCCCCCTGGCTGCAACTTCTTCATATCATTTTGAATGAGGAGGATGAGATCATGGTCTATTTTATTACCAACAACACATGGGTAGAAAGgttagaggccagttcattggctatatttaagagggagttagatgtggcccttgtggctaaggggatcagagggtatggagagaaggcaggtacgggatactgagttggatgatcagccatgatcatattgaatggcggtgcaggctcgaagggccgaatggcctactcctgcacctaatttctgtttctatgttataaaaCAATTAGGAATCTTGGAAAGAGGTTAAACTGCAGGAATTCAAAAGTAGTCATCTTCAGAGATGTCTAGCTGGAGAATTGGTGTTAGTCGATGAGTTTAGATTCTTGTGATGTTACATGCAAAAaagcaaagataaatggaggacagCTCACAGAAGATTGTAGCCAAAGGATTTTACTGGGGTCATTGAAAATGGAAGGGTCACGGTTCTTAAAGGGGTGGAGAGCAGAAGGATCTGTGGTGGGGAGCATAATTCTTAAAAAGTGTCAGGGCAGGTTGAAAGCTATTAATAAGGCATATAAttcagaggtttatcagaatgaaaAAGAAGATATACAATGCTGAATCTTTATACAATACTGGTCCACCCTCACTGGAGTGCTGCATTCAACTCGGATCATCACATTATACAGATGATTCAATAGGGTCCAGAAATAGTTTATAGACCATTGGTTCACAGTATCTGGGTTCTAGTTACACGGATAACATTAAGATTGTTTTCTTCAGCAAAGGGAAGATTGAGGAGAGATAATGATGAGGGATATTCAGAGTGGATAGTGGAAGGCTGTTCTCATTGGTCGAGGTTTTGAGGACTAGAGAAAACAACTAAAAGAGAATTAAAAGTGTTGTGATGAAAATATTTTATACAAAGTGTGGCTATAATCTGAAATGCACCCTCTGTCCCCCGCCGGTAGAGGGCGTGTTCTATCTTCATAAGGGAACTGGATAACTAAACAGTGGAGAGagattgtgttcaaaagggaactgcagatgctggaatatcgaaggtacacaaaattgccggggaaactcagcgggtgcagcagcatctatggagcgaagggaataggcgacgtttcgggccgaaacccttcttcagactgatggggggtgggggggggaaagaaagaaggaaaaggggaggaggaggaggagcccgagggagggcggatgggagggtgggaggagacagctagagggttaaggaaggggaggagacagcaaggactagccaaattgggagaattcaatgttaatgccataaggacgcaaggtccccagacggaatatgaggtgctgttcctccaatttccgctgttgctcactctggcaatggaggagacccaggacagagaggtcggattgggaatgggagggggagttgaagtgctgagccaccgggaggtcaggtaggttattgcggactgagcggaggtgttcggcgaaacggtcgcccaacctacacttggtctcaccgatgtaaatcagctgacatctagagcagcggatgcagtagatgaggttggaggagatacaggtgaacctttgtcgcacctggaacgactgcttgggaccttgaatggagtcgaggggggaggtgaagggacaggtgttgcatttcttgcggttgcaacggaaagtgcccggggagggggtggtgcgggagggaagcgaAGAATTGATAGTGGAGAGAGATTTATTGGCGTGGTGGAGAAAGGTCTGGTGGATGTAACTAGAAAGTTGCTGTGGTGGACAGATGGTACCATGACTGAAAGGCCTGTCTATGCTGCAACCATCTTATGATTCCATGACATTAATCATTGAGCTTGCTGCTGGTTTCTGTTTTCAAATTTCATGCAGGGTCAGTAGTTAATGCGGAAGAGTACTGCTGTAAAATACTGAATGGTGCAACTGACAAATAAGGCTTGGTGTGGCAGGAGAATAAAGGAAAGTGTAAATTTCAATAAAGGTACGTGTGGCAGGAGAAATAAGTGGAACACATCCTACACGTGAGGTACGAATGGAGCTGAAGAATCTAGGTCATAAGATCagaagtgataagagtagaattaggcaattcggcccatcaag
Coding sequences within:
- the mtg1 gene encoding mitochondrial ribosome-associated GTPase 1; protein product: MSGLVTHAALRLSRNFDFSGRDLAHWFPGHMAKGLKKMQASLKKVDCLIEVHDARIPLSGRNPVFKETLGVRPHLLVLNKMDIADLTNKQRVLKELDEQGIRNVLFTDCFRDKDVHVKKIVPIVTDLIQKSDRYHRTENVEYCLMVIGVPNVGKSSLINAMRRMYLRKGKASRVGGAPGITRAVLTKIQVCERPMIYLLDTPGVLSPHIESVEVGLKLALCGTILDHLVGEETIADYLLFTLNKHQKFHYVEHYQLGEPCDDLQTVLKKIAVKLGKTQKIRALTGVGDVKVLMPNYSAAAYDFIRMFRKGELGKVMLD